A window of Blastomonas sp. SL216 contains these coding sequences:
- a CDS encoding DUF3828 domain-containing protein, with translation MLNRKPVMMAAALAAMPMIMPAPAIAATAAELTAAKRYVEGIYAKLPGDFDYRSARYAPALKALIARDDACAAAEGGICVIDTVPFCDCQDTGSDYRLVSSAVVAQGKTGARVTVQMRNGGPVRYSVDLVLIKGTWFVSDIVTPTTPSFAAKLRKGLK, from the coding sequence ATGCTCAACCGTAAACCTGTCATGATGGCGGCCGCTTTGGCGGCGATGCCGATGATCATGCCTGCGCCTGCCATCGCCGCGACTGCTGCCGAACTCACGGCCGCAAAGCGCTATGTCGAAGGCATCTATGCAAAGCTGCCGGGCGACTTCGACTATCGCTCCGCCCGCTATGCGCCTGCGCTCAAGGCGCTGATCGCCAGGGACGATGCCTGCGCGGCGGCCGAGGGCGGCATCTGCGTGATCGACACCGTGCCGTTCTGCGACTGCCAGGATACCGGCAGCGATTACAGGCTGGTCAGCAGCGCTGTCGTCGCCCAGGGCAAGACCGGAGCGCGCGTCACCGTCCAGATGCGCAATGGCGGACCGGTGCGCTATTCGGTCGATCTGGTGCTGATCAAGGGCACATGGTTCGTCAGCGATATTGTCACGCCGACCACGCCGAGCTTTGCCGCAAAGCTGCGAAAGGGGCTGAAATAG
- the murA gene encoding UDP-N-acetylglucosamine 1-carboxyvinyltransferase, translating to MDKIIIRGGKSLSGRIPISGAKNSALTLLPCALLTDEPLTLRNLPRLADVDSFGHLLNQLGVSTMIEGARPEDFGRVMTLRAGRVTATVAPYDIVRKMRASILVLGPLLARAGEATVSLPGGCAIGNRPIDLHLKALEALGAEIEITAGYVTARAPKGGLPGGDFGFPVVSVGATENALMAAVLAKGTSTLRNAAREPEIVDLCNLLVAMGANIEGIGGSTLVIHGKDRLHGATYRVMADRIEAGSYACAAAITGSPLDLIGAKLDEMEATIAALRQAGVHCEEIADGIAVRPNGKLQALTLSTAPFPGFATDMQAQFMAMLCMAQGASVLTETIFENRYMHVPELNRMGAHIEVKGRTAVVHGVERMVGAPVMATDLRASMSLIIAGLAAEGETEVNRVYHLDRGYERLEEKLQAVGADIERVGGD from the coding sequence ATGGACAAGATCATCATCCGCGGCGGCAAGTCGCTCTCCGGCCGTATTCCCATCTCAGGGGCCAAGAACAGCGCACTGACGCTGCTGCCTTGCGCGCTGCTGACCGATGAGCCGCTGACGCTGCGCAATCTGCCGCGTCTGGCCGATGTCGACAGCTTTGGCCATCTGCTCAACCAACTGGGCGTTTCGACGATGATCGAAGGTGCACGGCCCGAGGATTTCGGCCGGGTGATGACGCTGCGCGCGGGCCGGGTTACCGCGACCGTCGCGCCTTATGACATCGTGCGCAAGATGCGCGCCTCGATCCTGGTCCTCGGTCCCTTGCTGGCGCGCGCGGGCGAGGCGACCGTGTCGCTGCCCGGCGGCTGCGCCATCGGCAACCGGCCTATCGACCTGCACCTGAAGGCGCTGGAAGCCCTGGGCGCGGAGATCGAGATTACCGCAGGCTATGTCACCGCGCGCGCGCCCAAGGGCGGGCTGCCCGGTGGCGATTTCGGCTTTCCCGTGGTGTCGGTCGGCGCGACCGAGAATGCGCTGATGGCCGCCGTGCTCGCCAAGGGCACGTCGACGCTGCGCAATGCTGCGCGCGAGCCCGAGATTGTCGACCTGTGCAACCTGCTGGTCGCAATGGGCGCGAACATCGAGGGGATTGGCGGATCGACTCTGGTCATCCATGGCAAGGACCGGCTGCACGGCGCGACCTATCGCGTTATGGCCGACCGGATCGAGGCGGGCAGCTATGCCTGCGCCGCCGCGATCACCGGCAGCCCGCTCGACCTGATCGGCGCGAAGCTGGACGAGATGGAAGCCACCATCGCCGCGCTGCGCCAGGCGGGTGTCCATTGCGAGGAAATCGCCGACGGCATCGCGGTGCGGCCCAACGGCAAGCTGCAGGCGCTGACGCTGTCGACCGCGCCGTTCCCCGGCTTTGCCACCGACATGCAGGCGCAGTTCATGGCGATGCTGTGCATGGCGCAGGGCGCCAGCGTGCTCACCGAGACGATCTTCGAGAACCGCTACATGCACGTGCCCGAACTCAACCGAATGGGCGCGCATATCGAGGTCAAGGGCCGCACCGCGGTGGTCCATGGCGTCGAGCGGATGGTCGGCGCACCGGTCATGGCCACCGACCTGCGCGCCTCTATGAGCCTGATTATTGCCGGGCTCGCGGCAGAGGGCGAGACCGAGGTCAACCGGGTCTATCACCTCGATCGCGGCTATGAACGGCTCGAGGAAAAGCTCCAGGCGGTCGGCGCGGATATCGAACGCGTCGGCGGCGATTGA
- a CDS encoding DUF1801 domain-containing protein, protein MANTGNTTTATDADVTDYIEGLEPDRRREEAQVLLALYERVTGEPAKMWGPSMIGFGEYHYTYDSGRSGTAMRSGFAPRKGKHSIYLMCGDLDQASAARFEARLAKLGKHKMEKSCLYVNRLDQIDMAVLEEIIADNIAEMNRLYPPK, encoded by the coding sequence ATGGCGAACACGGGCAACACAACCACGGCAACCGATGCCGATGTGACGGATTATATCGAAGGGCTTGAGCCTGACCGGCGGCGCGAGGAGGCGCAGGTCCTGCTGGCGCTTTATGAGAGAGTCACCGGCGAGCCTGCCAAGATGTGGGGGCCGAGCATGATCGGCTTTGGCGAGTATCACTATACCTACGACAGTGGGCGAAGTGGCACGGCAATGCGATCGGGCTTTGCGCCGCGGAAGGGCAAGCACAGCATCTACCTGATGTGCGGTGATCTCGATCAGGCTTCCGCTGCGCGTTTCGAGGCGCGGCTGGCCAAGCTGGGCAAGCACAAGATGGAAAAGTCATGCCTTTATGTGAACCGGCTCGACCAGATCGATATGGCGGTGCTCGAAGAGATCATCGCCGACAATATCGCTGAGATGAACCGGCTGTACCCCCCTAAGTGA
- a CDS encoding DUF3429 domain-containing protein: MAERADGNNRLLMQGLTYSGALPFIAGAVSHVIGFGDVNAANLTCYWAFTILMFMAGTLWGIQVVAPQRVAPNLFIASNAVVLGTCAALWFVPFNEAALLFALGFGVLWWLDRQAVRAGATDSAYGTMRSRVTGIVVACLVALAVVPMGAIPIF, translated from the coding sequence ATGGCGGAGCGGGCAGACGGAAACAATCGCCTGCTGATGCAGGGCCTGACCTATTCGGGCGCGCTGCCATTCATCGCGGGTGCGGTGAGCCATGTCATCGGCTTTGGCGATGTCAACGCGGCGAACCTCACCTGCTATTGGGCGTTCACCATCCTGATGTTCATGGCGGGGACGCTGTGGGGCATCCAGGTGGTCGCGCCGCAGCGGGTAGCCCCAAATCTGTTCATCGCCAGCAATGCGGTGGTGCTGGGCACTTGCGCGGCCTTGTGGTTCGTGCCCTTCAACGAGGCGGCGCTGCTGTTCGCGCTGGGCTTTGGCGTGCTGTGGTGGCTCGATCGCCAGGCGGTGCGCGCAGGCGCGACCGACAGCGCCTATGGCACCATGCGCAGCCGGGTCACGGGAATCGTGGTGGCGTGCCTGGTCGCGCTGGCCGTGGTGCCAATGGGGGCGATCCCGATTTTCTGA
- the clpS gene encoding ATP-dependent Clp protease adapter ClpS, whose amino-acid sequence MTTPTNLFAPTRRPATPVAGDAGPVVRAGPDREDDGPPDIGIAVKTRAKSKKPSQYKVLMLNDDYTPMEFVVLVLKRFFSMNMDEATRVMLHVHQKGVGVCGIFTYEVAETKVNQVMDFARQNQHPLQCTLEKV is encoded by the coding sequence ATGACCACCCCGACCAACCTTTTCGCGCCGACCCGGCGTCCCGCTACTCCTGTGGCGGGCGATGCCGGTCCCGTGGTGCGCGCGGGGCCTGATCGCGAGGATGACGGCCCGCCCGATATCGGGATTGCGGTCAAGACCCGCGCCAAATCGAAAAAGCCCAGCCAGTACAAGGTGCTGATGCTGAACGACGATTACACGCCGATGGAATTCGTCGTGCTCGTGCTCAAGCGCTTCTTCAGCATGAACATGGACGAGGCGACGCGGGTAATGCTGCACGTCCACCAGAAGGGCGTCGGCGTGTGCGGCATCTTCACCTATGAGGTCGCCGAGACCAAGGTGAATCAGGTCATGGACTTCGCGCGGCAGAACCAGCACCCGCTGCAATGCACGCTTGAAAAGGTCTAA
- a CDS encoding tetratricopeptide repeat protein, with protein MSRFFAMLGLTAVLAALPGPLLAGSAPDPQRLHQSRSNCHIAYDLLSEALEKNQPISNADIAWAQAHELAAKAKSPCPAPSADLAQRATNRIIATPDGLAVARSYIDGQNDAGAMMEVGLSMYSGYFSDLTKQQGLDMVKRSAEGGDPMGMYFYGVELAGGSYGAKDIKGGVAWMEKAAAAGHIDAMHRAAIHYHEGLGVKKDEKRAFALFRQAAENGHVYATVMAFTMIDEGRGTKKDFGLAYRLSRNMAEQGEVYGAVMAASALLQSKDALKHETEVLYWMDYATRNGDEKIRSIMTPLRPQVAAIYNRPAPVSAPRDFRPRPFKACPMKTTCVVNHYSGLKSCTTNKDYWNDCDG; from the coding sequence TTGTCCCGTTTTTTCGCCATGCTTGGCCTGACTGCCGTATTGGCAGCGCTGCCCGGCCCGCTACTGGCCGGCTCCGCCCCAGATCCGCAGCGGCTGCACCAGTCGCGCTCCAACTGCCATATTGCCTATGATCTGCTCAGCGAGGCGCTGGAGAAGAATCAGCCGATATCGAACGCGGATATCGCCTGGGCGCAGGCGCATGAGCTCGCCGCCAAGGCCAAGTCCCCCTGCCCCGCGCCAAGCGCTGACCTGGCGCAGCGCGCCACCAACCGCATCATCGCGACCCCCGACGGACTGGCGGTCGCGCGGTCCTATATCGATGGCCAGAATGATGCGGGCGCGATGATGGAAGTCGGCCTGTCGATGTATTCGGGCTATTTCAGCGACCTGACCAAGCAGCAGGGCCTCGACATGGTCAAACGCTCGGCCGAGGGCGGCGACCCGATGGGCATGTATTTCTACGGCGTCGAACTTGCAGGCGGCTCTTATGGGGCGAAGGACATCAAGGGTGGCGTGGCGTGGATGGAAAAGGCCGCTGCTGCCGGGCATATCGACGCCATGCACCGCGCCGCCATCCATTATCACGAAGGCTTGGGCGTGAAGAAGGACGAGAAAAGGGCATTTGCGCTGTTTCGTCAGGCCGCCGAAAACGGGCACGTCTATGCCACCGTCATGGCCTTCACCATGATCGATGAGGGGCGTGGCACCAAGAAGGACTTCGGCCTCGCCTATCGGCTTTCGCGCAACATGGCCGAGCAGGGTGAGGTATATGGCGCGGTGATGGCGGCCTCTGCGCTGCTGCAATCGAAGGACGCCCTCAAGCACGAGACCGAAGTGCTGTACTGGATGGATTATGCGACCCGCAACGGTGACGAAAAGATCCGGTCGATCATGACGCCGCTACGCCCGCAGGTGGCGGCGATCTACAACCGGCCCGCCCCCGTTTCCGCGCCGCGCGACTTCCGCCCGCGGCCGTTCAAGGCTTGCCCGATGAAGACCACCTGCGTCGTCAACCATTATAGCGGACTGAAAAGCTGCACCACCAACAAGGATTACTGGAACGACTGCGACGGATGA
- a CDS encoding TMEM165/GDT1 family protein codes for MEAFLASLSLVALAEMGDKTQLLAILLAARLKKPVPIIAGIFAATLANHFLAALVGQQVAGLIDSPAFRYAIAAGFVGMGLWALIPDTFDEDDEPKSRKAGVFVTTLIAFFLVEMGDKTQVATVAMGAHYQNVVAVTAGTTLGMMVANVPAVLLGHRIERILPIRALQIGAAIMFAGLGLWVAAQTAGWV; via the coding sequence ATGGAAGCCTTTCTTGCCTCGCTGTCGCTGGTCGCGCTCGCCGAAATGGGCGACAAGACTCAGCTTCTCGCTATCCTGCTCGCCGCGCGCCTCAAAAAGCCGGTGCCGATCATCGCAGGCATCTTTGCCGCGACTCTGGCCAATCACTTTCTCGCCGCCCTGGTGGGGCAGCAGGTCGCCGGGCTGATCGACAGCCCCGCTTTCCGCTATGCCATTGCCGCAGGCTTTGTCGGCATGGGCCTTTGGGCCCTGATCCCCGACACGTTCGACGAGGATGACGAGCCCAAATCGCGCAAGGCCGGGGTGTTCGTCACCACGCTGATCGCCTTTTTCCTGGTGGAAATGGGCGACAAGACGCAGGTCGCCACCGTGGCCATGGGCGCGCATTACCAGAATGTCGTTGCGGTCACCGCCGGGACCACGCTGGGCATGATGGTCGCCAATGTGCCTGCCGTGCTGCTGGGCCACCGCATCGAGCGCATCCTGCCGATCCGCGCGCTGCAGATCGGTGCCGCGATCATGTTCGCGGGGCTTGGGCTGTGGGTCGCGGCGCAGACGGCGGGCTGGGTGTGA
- a CDS encoding argininosuccinate synthase: MTQSVNRVVLAFSGGLDTSVILKWLQQTYGCEVVTFTADLGQGEELEPARAKAQMMGVKPEHIFIDDLREEFVRDYVFPMMRANALYEGTYLLGTSIARPLIAKRQIEIAKMVGADAVSHGATGKGNDQVRFELGYYALDPDVKVIAPWREWDLTSRTRLIEFAEAHQIPVAKDKRGEAPFSTDANLLHTSSEGKVLEDPWDEVPDYVYSRTNHPEEGPDTPEYITIDFERGDGVALNGEGMSPATLLAKLNELGKTHGIGRLDLVENRFVGMKSRGMYETPGGTIYHIAHRGIEQLTLDRGAAHLKDELAPRYAELIYNGLWFSPEREMLQAAIDHSQSHVTGTVRLKLYKGNAWVVGRKSPYSLYSEKVVTFEDDAGAYDQKDAEGFIKLNALRLRLLGRRQG; encoded by the coding sequence ATGACTCAATCCGTAAACCGTGTCGTTCTGGCCTTTTCGGGCGGTCTGGATACCAGCGTCATCCTGAAATGGCTGCAGCAGACCTATGGCTGCGAGGTCGTCACCTTCACCGCAGACCTGGGACAAGGCGAAGAGCTGGAGCCGGCGCGCGCCAAGGCGCAGATGATGGGCGTGAAGCCCGAGCATATCTTCATCGACGACCTTCGCGAAGAGTTCGTGCGCGACTATGTCTTCCCGATGATGCGCGCCAATGCGCTGTACGAAGGCACCTATCTGCTCGGCACCTCGATCGCGCGGCCCTTGATCGCCAAGCGCCAGATCGAGATCGCGAAGATGGTCGGTGCCGATGCCGTCAGCCATGGCGCGACTGGCAAGGGCAACGATCAGGTACGCTTCGAGCTCGGCTATTATGCGCTCGACCCCGATGTGAAGGTGATCGCACCCTGGCGCGAATGGGACCTGACCAGCCGCACCCGGCTGATCGAATTCGCCGAGGCGCACCAGATCCCGGTCGCGAAGGACAAGCGCGGCGAGGCGCCGTTCTCGACCGATGCCAATCTGCTGCACACCTCGTCCGAGGGCAAGGTGCTCGAGGATCCGTGGGATGAGGTCCCCGATTATGTCTATTCGCGCACCAACCACCCCGAAGAGGGGCCGGATACCCCCGAGTATATCACGATCGATTTCGAACGCGGCGATGGCGTCGCGCTGAACGGCGAGGGCATGAGCCCCGCAACGTTGCTCGCCAAGCTCAATGAGCTCGGCAAGACGCACGGCATCGGACGGCTCGATCTGGTGGAAAACCGCTTCGTCGGCATGAAGTCGCGCGGCATGTACGAAACGCCCGGCGGCACGATCTATCACATCGCGCATCGCGGCATCGAGCAGCTGACGCTGGATCGTGGCGCTGCCCACCTCAAGGACGAACTCGCCCCGCGCTATGCCGAGCTGATCTATAACGGCCTGTGGTTCAGCCCCGAGCGCGAGATGCTGCAGGCGGCGATCGACCACAGCCAGAGCCATGTCACCGGCACGGTGCGGCTGAAGCTGTACAAGGGCAATGCCTGGGTCGTCGGCCGCAAGTCGCCTTACTCGCTGTACAGCGAGAAGGTGGTGACGTTCGAGGATGATGCCGGTGCCTATGACCAGAAGGATGCGGAAGGCTTTATCAAGCTCAACGCGCTGCGCCTGCGGCTGCTGGGCCGTCGGCAGGGCTGA
- a CDS encoding ribbon-helix-helix domain-containing protein, with protein sequence MTTTDDLYRGPVKRSIQIAGHLTSVSLEPLFWDLLKAAAEARALPLNALVAQIDVERIAADDPPNLASAIRLWLVRDLVDYVSPPAGGRGG encoded by the coding sequence GTGACCACGACGGATGATCTCTATCGCGGCCCGGTCAAGCGCAGCATCCAGATTGCCGGGCACCTGACCTCGGTCAGCCTGGAACCCTTGTTCTGGGACTTGCTGAAAGCCGCAGCAGAGGCGCGCGCGCTGCCGTTGAACGCGCTGGTCGCGCAGATCGATGTCGAGAGGATCGCAGCCGACGATCCGCCGAACCTGGCCAGCGCGATCCGGCTTTGGCTGGTGCGGGATCTGGTGGACTATGTCTCCCCTCCCGCTGGCGGGAGGGGTGGCTGA
- a CDS encoding patatin-like phospholipase family protein → MQEGAGALHIPKAQRRCDRILRRPIESSQAASCLYKYRNGRTIIFSFLRGGRMMKYAAKCTVGLLALMTGGCASLGIKSVPWPTYTAVVDNLDVKFARSNPKIDPALAPGLHTRDMAADGKLIGLAVSGGGARAASYTLGVLAELQKLPAGSKGSALDQIDFISSNSGGSWAVATWLAQASANGGAYSLADNKITILKKFKNLTKKRVTCLSAMLGETAIGTGNFGDIYKAGAPGKLPAVFFNAALLPAQAPFVFTDGFLKHYQVESITTCKQSGKTPARSLKEVSIAIAAASSGSVPGFYAAFAETRLCQKQSPWQGSSFCRSKAASDPVAYIRIADGGIYDNIGYKTGYEIMHSLKKDAGIAHRGMIIVNSNTSIDEKIVKKSARTSNFLGSMAANGLFAVQDSTFDRMRHPLFDAVGVSDIALLDFFSVSGFGGSQDDVRVLKDLKFLAYYAARNVGCLKADGQLDKGDQSDWPSDDKIPEVSDSLKQLTDRPGDCYSENFYRAGNRNKTTYKFSWVLSNAMWELGQLTVRKNCPAILKATGTPDAEIAPACAKLIA, encoded by the coding sequence GTGCAAGAGGGCGCGGGCGCCCTGCACATCCCGAAGGCGCAACGCCGCTGCGATCGAATATTGCGTCGCCCCATTGAATCATCGCAAGCCGCTTCGTGCTTGTATAAATACAGAAATGGACGCACCATTATTTTTTCTTTTCTACGCGGGGGTAGAATGATGAAATATGCGGCCAAATGCACCGTGGGTCTGCTGGCGCTGATGACTGGTGGTTGTGCAAGTCTCGGCATCAAGTCCGTGCCATGGCCGACATATACGGCAGTCGTCGACAATCTCGACGTCAAGTTCGCGCGCAGCAATCCGAAGATCGACCCGGCACTTGCCCCCGGATTGCACACCAGGGACATGGCCGCCGATGGCAAGCTGATCGGGCTTGCCGTGTCGGGCGGCGGCGCCAGGGCGGCCAGCTACACGCTCGGCGTTCTCGCCGAACTGCAGAAATTGCCTGCAGGATCGAAGGGCAGTGCGCTCGACCAGATCGACTTCATCTCCTCGAACTCGGGCGGAAGCTGGGCGGTCGCAACATGGCTGGCACAGGCTTCGGCCAACGGCGGGGCGTACAGTCTGGCTGACAACAAGATCACAATTCTGAAAAAATTCAAAAATTTGACCAAGAAAAGAGTAACCTGCCTCAGCGCCATGCTCGGAGAAACGGCCATTGGCACCGGCAATTTCGGCGATATCTACAAGGCTGGCGCACCCGGGAAATTGCCCGCGGTTTTCTTCAACGCTGCGCTGCTTCCCGCCCAGGCGCCGTTTGTCTTCACCGACGGCTTTTTGAAGCATTATCAGGTCGAGAGCATCACGACCTGCAAGCAGAGCGGCAAAACCCCTGCCCGCTCGCTGAAGGAAGTGTCGATCGCGATTGCCGCCGCCTCCAGCGGATCGGTGCCCGGCTTTTACGCCGCATTTGCCGAGACCCGGCTCTGCCAAAAGCAGAGCCCCTGGCAGGGATCGTCATTCTGCCGCAGCAAGGCAGCTTCCGACCCTGTCGCCTATATCCGCATTGCCGATGGCGGCATCTACGACAATATCGGCTACAAGACCGGCTACGAGATCATGCACAGCCTGAAAAAGGACGCGGGCATTGCGCATCGCGGCATGATCATCGTCAACTCCAATACATCGATTGACGAGAAGATCGTGAAGAAGAGCGCTCGAACGAGCAATTTCCTCGGCTCGATGGCCGCCAATGGCCTGTTTGCGGTTCAGGACTCCACCTTCGACAGGATGCGGCACCCGCTGTTCGACGCGGTGGGCGTATCCGATATCGCCTTGCTTGATTTCTTCAGTGTCTCAGGATTCGGCGGATCGCAGGATGACGTCAGGGTGCTGAAAGACCTGAAATTTCTCGCCTATTACGCTGCCAGAAATGTGGGCTGCCTGAAGGCAGACGGTCAGCTCGACAAAGGAGACCAGTCCGACTGGCCAAGCGATGACAAGATACCCGAAGTATCCGATAGCCTGAAACAGCTGACAGACAGGCCGGGGGATTGTTATTCGGAAAATTTCTATCGGGCCGGCAATCGGAACAAGACGACCTATAAATTCAGCTGGGTGCTTTCAAACGCGATGTGGGAACTTGGCCAGCTTACCGTCCGCAAGAACTGCCCCGCGATCCTGAAGGCCACCGGCACGCCCGACGCCGAGATTGCGCCCGCTTGCGCGAAGCTAATCGCTTAG